The genomic DNA TACTCACGGGCGTACCTGCGGCACCTGTACAAAGCGAAGGAGATGCTCTTCTCCACCCTGTGCACCATCCACAACGAGCACTTCGTCGTCTCGCTCGTCGCCGAGATCCGTCAGGCGATGATCGACGGCCGCTTCGACGAACTCGAAACCGAGGTCCTCGGCCGGTACTACGCAAAGAAGTAGCCGCGCTTCCGGCGGTCGCTGCGGTCGCCCGCCGGTCCCACGCGCTTCCGCCCGTAGGTGAGTCATCGACTTCCGATCAGCACATCGAGTTCTATCTCGATGACCTGACCAGAAGTCGATGTCGGCCAGGGACAAAACTCGATGACACTCGCCGACAACCGCTTTCCGTTCGGGGCCGGCCACACTGCGTCCGGTCGGCCTAAGCCCGGGCCTCGTCGAGTTCGTAGCTGGGTTCGTGGCGTTTGACGAGCTTGATGACCCGATAGGTCACAGGCAGGAAGATGATCTCGACGGCGACCTTGTAGACGAAGCCGACGATGATGTAGTTGAGGAAGTCGAGTCCCGGGATGACACCGGCGAAGGCGATGATGCAGAACAGCAGCGTGTCGACGAACTCGCCGACACCGGTCGACGTGAGCAGCCGCACCCACAGCTTCGACTCGCCCATGCGCTTCTTCACTGCCACCAGCACCCACGAGTTGAGCAGCTGGCCGACGAAGTAGCCGACGAGGGAAGCCGCGACGATGCGCGGGTAGAAGCCGAGCACGGCGGCGAAGGCGTCCTGGTTCTCGTAACCGGGCCCCGGAGGCGAGATGAGTACGAGCCAGAAGACGAAAGTGGCCAGGATCTGCAGGGCGAATCCGGTGATCACGGCCTTGCGAGCGGCTTTGAAGCCGTACACCTCGCTGATCACATCGCCGAGGATGTACGCGATGGGGAAGAGGGACGCGCCGCCGTCGGTGACGATCGGACCGAAGCCGATGACCTTCGTGGCCGAGATGTTCGAGATGATGAGCACCGCGCAGAACACGGCCAGGAAGACCGCATAATAGCGGCCCCGGGAGGAAGCGAAAGCTGCGAATCGTGCAGCCGAGGTGGTGGTGTGCGCCGGATCGGAGGTGCGATCCGGCTGCCCAGACTCTGCTTCGGAACGTCCGGACTCGGCCTCAGGCCTCTTCTGCGACAACGGTGATTTCCTTTCCTCCGGTGACCGTGAGCAGCTGCTCATACGTCAGGGGCACCATCGAATTCGGTGTCCCCGCGCCGGCCCAGAGAACAGGATAGTCCTTCAGCGACACATCGACATAGGTGGGAATCGGGCCCGGGTGCCCGCAGGGAGCGACCCCGCCGATGACCTGCCCGGTGGCCTCGCGGACGAGTTCCTTCGACGCCCGGTCGAGGGAATCGACGCCGATGAGTTCGGCGACATGTGCGGTGTCGACCCGGTGGGAGCCCGAGGCCATGATGAGCACGGGGCCGCCGGCGGAGGAGAAGATGAGGCTGTTCGCGATCGCCCCGACCTCGATGCCCAGCGCTTCGGCCGCCGCGGTCGCCGTCGGCGTCGAACCGTCGAAGATCTCGATGCGCGGATCGATGCCCGCAGCCGCGAGATCAGCGGCGACCGCCTCGTGGTTGGGGTGGTCCCACTTCGCCGAGGCGGCTCCG from Brevibacterium sp. JSBI002 includes the following:
- a CDS encoding queuosine precursor transporter, producing MSQKRPEAESGRSEAESGQPDRTSDPAHTTTSAARFAAFASSRGRYYAVFLAVFCAVLIISNISATKVIGFGPIVTDGGASLFPIAYILGDVISEVYGFKAARKAVITGFALQILATFVFWLVLISPPGPGYENQDAFAAVLGFYPRIVAASLVGYFVGQLLNSWVLVAVKKRMGESKLWVRLLTSTGVGEFVDTLLFCIIAFAGVIPGLDFLNYIIVGFVYKVAVEIIFLPVTYRVIKLVKRHEPSYELDEARA